CATTTACCAATGCGGCAGCTGCGGAGATGCGCGAGCGAATCGGAAATGCACTGGAAAATGCCTTAAAAGATCAGCCGGATGATGAGCATCTGCAGCGTCAGCTTTCTCTTTTGCACAATGCCCAGATCACCACGATTGACAGCTTTTGTCTGTATGTGATCCGCAATCATTTTCATGAGATCGATCTTGAACCGAATTTCAGGATCGGGGATGAAGGTGAGTTAAAGCTGTTAAAAGAGGATGTACTCGCAAAGGTTCTGTTGAAAAATTATGAGGTGAGCACACCGGAATTTTTAGCATTTGTGGATGGATATGCGTCCGGCAGAAATGATGCGGCACTCTCCGGCATGATCTTACAGCTTTATGAGTTTTCGAGAAGCTATCCGTGGCCGAAAAAATGGCTCCTTGCGGCGGCAGAAGGGTATGATACAGAGGATGCGGCATCTTTGGAAAGTGCATCCTTTATGCAGTCTTTTCTTCAGAATTTAAAACTGGTAACAAATGATCTTGTCGCACTTGCAAAGCGTGGTTATGAACTGACCCAGGATGATGACGGACCTGATATGTATGCGAAAGCATTAGAGAGTGACCTGAAAAAATATCAGGAGATTGCAGAGAGTGAGAGTTTTGCAGCATTTTATCAGAACTACCGCAATTTATCTTATGACAGGTTAGCATCTTCCCGTGGATTTGAAGGGAATGAAGAAAAATTAGAACTTGTCAAAAAACTTCGTGATATGGGAAAAGATGCGGTCAAAAAAATAAACCGCCAGTATTTCTTTACATCACCGGAGATCATGGCGGAGCAGATGAAAAAAACAGCACCGATGGCGGCTGAATTAGTCCGTCTGACATTGGAATTTGATGAGGCATTTACAGCGGAAAAACGACGTAAAAATCTGGTGGATTTCCATGATTTAGAGCATTTTGCGCTAAACATATTTGTGGATGAAGAGACCGGAAAGGTCAAAAAGACCGCGGAGGAGTTCCGGGATAATTTCAAAGAGATCATGATCGACGAGTATCAGGACAGCAATGAGGTGCAGGAGACGATCCTGCGGGCAATTTCTAGGGAAGAACGTGGCGAGTACAACCTTTTTATGGTCGGGGATGTCAAGCAGAGTATCTATCGTTTCCGTCTGGCAAGACCGGAACTTTTTATGGGAAAATATGATACTTACAGTCTTTCGGATGCAAAGATGCAGCGCATTGACCTGCATAAAAATTTCCGGAGCAGAAACGAGGTACTTGAATTTTCCAATGATATTTTTTACCGTATCATGAAGCGTGATCTTGGAAATGTGGAATATGATGCGGATGCAGCTCTTTATCCGGGAGCTTCTTATAAAGAAGAACCGGATATGTTTACGCCAGAGATCTTACTGGTAGACGGGGATGATGAACTGTTAGAGGATTCGGCAGCAGATGATAAGAAGCTGTTAGAAGCAAGGATGATCGCAAAGCGGATCAAAGAGCTTATGGAAACGCAGCTTGTGACCGATAAAGCGACCGGAGAACTGCGCCCGGTGCAGTATTCGGATATGGTCATTCTGCTGCGCAGCTTAAGCGGGTATGCAGACCGTTTTGCGGCTGTGTTAAATGATGCGGGTATTCCGGCGCATACGGTTTCCTCAACAGGATATTTCAGCACTGTGGAGGTGCAGACAGTACTTTCCATGCTGCGTATTTTAGATAATCCGAGACAGGATATTCCACTTACGGCAGTGCTTCGTTCACCGATCGGGGGACTTTCGGATGAAGAACTTGCAAAACTGCGTTTGAAAGACAATGAAGTACGGTTTTATGAATGTGTTTTGGAAGAATGTGAGCGTTTAAAACAGGAAGAAGAGGAGCAGCCGGGGCAGAACCGGGATGCTTCGGAGGAAAAGCTGTACCGGTTTTATACTACTTACGAAAAACTGCGCCGGCTTGTGCCGGATACACCGATTCATGAATTAATTGAATTGCTGCTAAAAGAGACAGGGTATGGGGATTATGCCACTGCCATGCCTGCCGGAGACAGGCGCCGTGCCAATCTTCTGATGCTTGTGGAAAAGGCAATCGCCTATGAAAATACCAGTTACAAGGGGCTGTTTCATTTTGTGCGCTATATTGATGAACTGCAGAAATATGATGTGGATTTCGGTGAGGCGGATCTGATCGGAGAAAATGAAAACGTGGTGCGCATTATGAGTATCCATAAAAGCAAAGGACTCGAATTTCCGGTCGTATTTGTTGCCGGAATGGGAAAAAATTTTAACCGGCAGGATACGAGAAGCCGTCTGGTCTTACACCCGGAACTTGGTATCGGTTTAGACTATATGGATGGAAAAAAACGTGTAAAATCCGTGACGATCGCAAAGCGTGCGATCGCAAAGCAGATTGATATGGAAAACTTAGGTGAGGAGCTGCGTGTTCTTTATGTGGCACTTACAAGGGCGAAAGAAAAACTGATCATAACCGGAAGCCTCAAAAAAGCAGAAGAGACAATCGCTTATGCAAAAGCGTTTCCGGAGGAGCTTTTATCCTATCTGGGGCGTGAGAGTGCGGCAGGTTATTTAGACTGGATCTTACCCGCAGTTGCATCTTATAAGGATAAATATCAGATACGCCTGATCGCGGCGGCAGAACTGGTGCAGGAAGAATTGAAAATGCAGATCAAAGATGACTGGAACCGGTCTGCCTGTATGGAAAAGGCTGCGCAGGCTGATGAAAAAAAGGTGCAGCAGTTTTCGGAGCGTTTTCACAGACATTATGCATATGAAAATGATGTACTCAGGAAAAATAAATATTCCGTGTCAGAGTTAAAGCATCGCGCCATGCGGGAGGCATTTGAAAAAGAAGAAGAGTCCGTCCCTGTTTT
The Roseburia rectibacter DNA segment above includes these coding regions:
- the addA gene encoding helicase-exonuclease AddAB subunit AddA; this translates as MGMTWTDDQKKVIELRDRNILVSAAAGSGKTAVLVERIIKIITDKERPVDIDRLLIVTFTNAAAAEMRERIGNALENALKDQPDDEHLQRQLSLLHNAQITTIDSFCLYVIRNHFHEIDLEPNFRIGDEGELKLLKEDVLAKVLLKNYEVSTPEFLAFVDGYASGRNDAALSGMILQLYEFSRSYPWPKKWLLAAAEGYDTEDAASLESASFMQSFLQNLKLVTNDLVALAKRGYELTQDDDGPDMYAKALESDLKKYQEIAESESFAAFYQNYRNLSYDRLASSRGFEGNEEKLELVKKLRDMGKDAVKKINRQYFFTSPEIMAEQMKKTAPMAAELVRLTLEFDEAFTAEKRRKNLVDFHDLEHFALNIFVDEETGKVKKTAEEFRDNFKEIMIDEYQDSNEVQETILRAISREERGEYNLFMVGDVKQSIYRFRLARPELFMGKYDTYSLSDAKMQRIDLHKNFRSRNEVLEFSNDIFYRIMKRDLGNVEYDADAALYPGASYKEEPDMFTPEILLVDGDDELLEDSAADDKKLLEARMIAKRIKELMETQLVTDKATGELRPVQYSDMVILLRSLSGYADRFAAVLNDAGIPAHTVSSTGYFSTVEVQTVLSMLRILDNPRQDIPLTAVLRSPIGGLSDEELAKLRLKDNEVRFYECVLEECERLKQEEEEQPGQNRDASEEKLYRFYTTYEKLRRLVPDTPIHELIELLLKETGYGDYATAMPAGDRRRANLLMLVEKAIAYENTSYKGLFHFVRYIDELQKYDVDFGEADLIGENENVVRIMSIHKSKGLEFPVVFVAGMGKNFNRQDTRSRLVLHPELGIGLDYMDGKKRVKSVTIAKRAIAKQIDMENLGEELRVLYVALTRAKEKLIITGSLKKAEETIAYAKAFPEELLSYLGRESAAGYLDWILPAVASYKDKYQIRLIAAAELVQEELKMQIKDDWNRSACMEKAAQADEKKVQQFSERFHRHYAYENDVLRKNKYSVSELKHRAMREAFEKEEESVPVFKSEKVVPYVPAFARKIEQESEEVNLGALRGTAMHRIMECYQFSSGMSAKEQVAGMLENEQITPEMKGLIRIPQVEYFVNSGVGKRMGEAEKSGKLYREKPFVMGFSDDQLEAFGFAEHTTVLEKVSEELTLIQGIIDVFWIEKDGIVLLDYKTDRVDTEKELSERYAAQLKLYGEALNRVYENETDDQGNPLKVKERLLYSFRLGKVIPV